Part of the Porites lutea chromosome 14, jaPorLute2.1, whole genome shotgun sequence genome, GTTGTGGTTGGTGTTGACACGCTCGATGAAGTCGACACAGAGGAAGACGTCGAAACACTTGTTGTAGTTGGTGTCGAgacacttgatgatgttgatacgGAGGACGAAGTCGAGACGGAACTTGAAGTTGACACAGTTGATGACGTCGACACAGAGGACGATGTTGAGACACTTGTCGTGGTTGCCGTCGAAACACTCGACGACGTCGATACAGATGATGATGTTGAAACTGAACTAGAAGTGGACACACTACGAGACAGATATTTTACAACCAAATCATAATTTATTTGTATGCATTGTCGGTGTCAGACATAAAAAATAACTGTAAATAAATATACATCCCAATACCGACAAAGAATATGGTACTCCAGATTTCCTGACACCCCTTTAATGAAGAAATCAATAAGTAACCTAACTCATTTCTTGATAAGAGTATCTCAGATAAATACAAGTTGTGTCAGAGTTATAACGAATACAAATAAGGGCAAGATTGGTTCATGACTTAGATAAAAAACGAGAATTAACAAACAAGACTAGCTAAAGAGTTTCTTAAAAGGAATGGATCAGAGGAAACGTTTAAAATCGTCAAGGAGACAAGCTCATTACCTTGTGGAAGCTGGTGTGGAGAAACTTGAAGACGTTGATACAGAACTCGAcgttgaaacacttgatgacgtTGATATGGAGGAAGATGttgacacagaacttgaagtcgacacactcgaggacgtcgaaacagacgacgaagTTGAGATACTTGTGGTGGTTGGTGTCGAGACActcgatgatgttgatactgacgAAGATGTGGAGACAGAACTTGATGTTGAAACACTCGATGACGTCGAAACACTCGATGAAGTTGATATGGAGGATGATGTcgacacagaacttgaagttgaTACGCTTGAAGACGTCGACAAAGACGACGAACTTGAGACACTTGTGGTAGTTGGTGTTGAAACACTCGATGATGTTGACACCGATGAAGACGTGGACACAGAGCTTGAGGTCGATGTACTTGAGGATGTGGACACAGACGAAGAAGTTGAGACACTTGATGATGTCGACACCGAGCttgaagttgacacacttgatgacGTCGACACAGAGGACGATGTTGACACGCTTGTTGTGGTTGGTGTGGAAACACTCGAGGATGTTGATGCTGAGGACGATGTGGAGACAGAGCTtgatgttgaaacacttgatgatgttgatatggaggatgatgttgacacagaacttgaagttgacacacttgaagacgtcgacaaagacgtggaagttgagacacttgtggtagttggtgttgacacactcgatgatgttgatactgacgAGGATGTGGACACAGAGCTTGAGGTGGATGTACTtgatgatgtggacacagagGAAGAAGTTGAGACACTTGATGAGGAGGACACCGAGCTCGAAGaggacacacttgatgatgtcgaaacagacgacgatGTCGAAGTGCTAGTTATGGTAggtgttgaaacacttgatgacgtGGACACAGAAGACGATGTTGACACACTTGTTGTGGTTGGTGTCGAAACACTTGATGTTGATACGGAGGACGATGTCGACACCGAGCTTGAAGtcgacacacttgatgatgtcgaGACAGAGGAGGATGTCGATACAGAGCTGGAAGTTGATACACTTGATGAAGTCGACACAGAAGATGATGTTGACACACTCGTTGTGGTTGGTGTTGATGAACTAGATGAAGTGGACACCGTTGATGACGTCGACACTGACGAGGAGGATGTCGATACAGAACTACATAAAGAAGTAGATTGAATTATGTACAATAATTTACAGACTCATTTGTAGAATGTAAAGCAAGGAGCATCAAATAGTAGTGTTATTGCTGTGATGTCATCTGTTTGTGGTAATGTCTCAGGGCCTTTCTCGCGAAGGTGTGCCAGAATTAATATATGAGTTACGTACGTAAGAAATGGGTCAAATATACTGAAATGAAACCTTAAAAGGCAATCTGACCCAGCTGGCAACGTTTCTCAAACCCACACTAAGACACAAGTGAGCGTATTTACTATGACCTGAAAAATTCAAGCTTGaggatttgttttatttttttattatcactttgccaaaaaacacaaaatatacatatgaaattctaaaaaaaagatGAGGCAAGGGAGGCCAAGGAAGCCAATAAAGCTTTTGTATAGGAGCACCTTTTAAAATTATGCCATCTAATTGATTATTACGATACGGACATCGGCAATTTAACTCTAAGTACACACAGTTTGTTTGGAACGTAGAAATTAATCATTAAATAcgataaaaatagaaaaggctGAACGTGCAAGTGCaaaaacgagaaagaaaaggtgagaaaaaataatgcaagaataaatgagaaaaaaaagcgaaagaagaaaaaaactacaCAAGAGCATTAGGAGAGCTAAAGCGTGCTtatgccaagaaaaaaagactTAAGTTTAGAATGAAACAAAGCAGTACTAGAGGCATTCTGAATTTTTCACTCGCTTAACGTATAACACGTATGTTATACAACAACCATACCATGCAAGGTAGATACATTGACGATCATAACTTCTCATACTGTTGAGAATTTGTAGTTAGATTTTCTGCGAATCAACAGCGTCTAGCGTTTAGAGTGGAGGGTGAACCACAGGtctcctagcctgcgtagcaagcgtttccgtttggtttcggagcaaaaaaaGACCGTGGAaggggattttcggttttgatcGCGCCAGAAATTAAACGAGAACCAAAAGATgtaagaggggggagggggaggagaaCGAAGGAAatgcttgcagacaaacccctcgattttgaaaacctgcgttAGCCAGCGAACGCAGCGCCTGATTGGCTCGGCTAGTCGAACAATATTGACATGTGTCGATGAAAGGTTTGTTTCCtactgagaggtcatgtatGTTACGTGACACGCATCTTAATTTCCTGCTATTGTTGTTTACTCTGGTCGGCAAGGACGACTTGTCCTTCTACTATAAgcaacagtcaacggcgaactcaaactCCTTCAAATGCGCTGAAAAAACTGCTTGTGAGGCTAAAGGACGattatataccacaggtaaggtaattcaacgtttatttattatagatttatatacatagttagcgacaTATCGGTATGGGTAAGGCAAACCGTAAATCCAGTAAAtctactataaaataacaattggctacacaaacagattgtgtgggcgccctgtggcaagatttgccctccgaggcaagagcattttctttaacttcTTTTGAAACGCAAAGCTCTTCTTGCGACTATGTAAGGGTTTCAGGCCGTTTAATTTATTCTCCATGAGtgtctcctggatctgaataacttaaagcgattttcttttgtcagggaATGTGATGGTTTCCAGCAATGTCATGCCGAGCCCAGCTTATTAGTGTTGTTGTTTGGTGGGATGTTAAATTCTctcggatagtgatttacagattaaacaaaaaaactgaagctacataaaCTATAGAGAACTGCATTATGACTCAGTCAAAATTGCTGATTGGTTCTCCACGCTAACttcatcagttgccgggttagCTTTGTTCTTAgatgcttttacaagagcactCTAGTTGTCTGTGCCTTGGCGAGAACGGTAAGCCGTTCTGTCTAGCTGAGCTTTGACCTGCATTGATCGTTCGGATTCATTGGGATTTCACCATTAACGCCGTCCAGCGTTCCGAAAtacaaaaaattatatattttggtTTCACACACGCGCCTTTAAAGTTCATTTCCGCTCCACGGAAagacaaacattttattggccAATTATGACAGCTGATCACAGCATCAAATGTCGATGGGTGAACTCAAGCATGACAGGCCAAGAgggtggttttcaaaatcgaggggtttgtctgcaagcgtttccttcctttctaccccacccctccccgctcttttacttacgccatttttcgcgcggtctttgaccctcgttcctcgttcttttctcctaaaccgcacagaaagGCTATTCATCAGGTATTATTATGCGAGCTCCCCGCACTGCCGACAGGAGCTATACAACTGAGCTAAAGCCAACAgcatcttttccttttttcgtcCTTAATAGCACACtgttttatattttcctttacaCACAGTGTAGTGAGTTTCCTTGACGTCCTATAGAGAAACCTGTATCCCACAACTAACGATACGTGCGGACGGTTTGAGATTTACAGTCAAGCGACGatcctgaagaaaaaaatcttgggacAAATTTGTAGTTGTGGgactttttttaattcacaCATGCCCAACCCCTCACTTCACCCCTCAAACATTGTTGGAAGTTTGTATCCAGTAGGGTTCCAGAGTTTTAACATTGTATAAGGTGGGCATGGAAAACTGCAAGCAATTCTCAAAAGTGATGCACTGTTTGACAAGGCTAGGGCACAcagaaattaaaggaaattatGAATACTGCATTACTGTCCCAAAGACTATTGCCCAGATTGTAGGCCAAACGTACCCCCAACGTTACATtaatgaattttgaatttcaaagTTGAATCCGTTTGTTAGTGCCGCAACTAGAGTCAAATAAACCAATTTCGACATATCAAAATTCAGATTAGGCATCGTGGCGTATGGGAATATAATAAAACAAGAGAATTATTCATTGGTGAGGCTCGAAAagatttcttttgctttatttcCCCTAAGCCTCTGTGCCGAACCCGAATTTTAATATATCTCTGGTTTGAATATCTATTTAAgtctgcattcctgcatgcataacgagaaatgaattttttacgACAGCTTCTTTGTATTCTATCAGATTGAGATATCTTTGACAGGACAAATGGACAAAATAGCGTCAATGACATCtacatcaaattcaggaaaACTGAGCACGAAGCAATTTCATGACTATCTTGCCTGCTCGTTACGTGTTACGCACGCAGCAACGAAGAAATGATTCTGGATTCTACAACTatcaacggattcaactttcgaataacaacttcattaatggaatcttggAGGGTACgtttgacctggcttgactgtaattttATCATGACTTTATTGTAACAAACCCCAACTTTGCTCAGGCTCCTTTAAAGCAACCTGCAGAAGAACCTTCAAATGATGATCGGATACATGCATATACAAATGTAAATGGGCCATCCGAGTATGCAGGCCGCTATGATCCGCACGCGATCAGCGCTCCGCGCGCACAAAAAAGTTCACTTTGCGAGAGTTAACAATTACAATTAAATACACCGTTGCAAAGTAAAGTAGCTACGCATTATCTCACCTGGTAGTGGGGAAAGAAATTGATATAATAGTCGATAAGGATGTTGACCGTGATGTGAACACTGTTGACAATTCTGTTTCCGTCTGAGGTGGGAACGATTCCGAGCTAGTGACAAAAACAGCGTTTCTAGTTagcaaagaaaattattaacTGTAAGTATcataaaaatcgaaaaagtgGTCGGGAAGTCGTAATAATGGAAAGGTTTAATGCAGTAATTTCATAGCTTCAATTGTGATTTATCATCAAACAGTTATTGAAATAAGGTATTTCTGGAACAAAAATAGTAATTTTAAACTGATTTCCGATAATGACATAAATCTCTAGTTTAAAAGATATTACAAGAAAGTCACTTAATAAAAATCCGATCTGTAGTGGTGTGTTGACAAACTAGTGGATATTAGAACCAAAAAGTATAAGGGCCACTACCTAATTGGAGGTGCAattgatgatgttgttgttggtgttaACACCGGCCTCAAGGTCGACACCCttgacattttaaaatatcttgttGATTACCTAGTGGACACGATCGTTGCGTTTGAGATTTCTGTCACTGTCAGAAGTTTATGTGTTGTTGTGGTCCTAATGCCTCCTTTTGTCTTTCAACTCAATAAACGAGGCAGAAGCTTAGAGAACATTATAATTCCTACCTTGTAAAAATACTCGTTGTCGACACAGATGACAATGTGGAGACAGAGCTtaatgttgaaacacttgatgatgttgatatggaggatgaggttgacacagaacttgaagttgacacacttgaagacgtcgacgaagacgtggaagttgagacacttgtggtagttggtgttgacacacttgatgatgttgatactgacgaggatgtggacacagagcttgaggtcgatgtacttgatgatgtggacacagaagaagaagtcgacacacttgacgatgaggacaccgagctcgaagtggacacacttgatgatgcCGAAACAGACGACGATGTCGAAGTGCTAGTTGTGGTtggtgttgaaacacttgatgacgttgatatcgaggacgatgtggacacagaacttgaagtcgacacactcgaggacgtcgaaacagacgacgaagTTGAGATACTTGTGGTGGTTGGTGTCGAGACACTCGATGATGTTGATAGTGAGGAAGATGTGGAGACAGAACTTGAagttgaaacacttgatgatgtagaaacactcgatgaagttgatatggaggatgatgttgacacagaacttgaagttgacacacttgaagacgtcgacgaagacgtggaagttgagacacttgtggtagttggtgttgacacacttgatgatgttgatactgacgaggatgtggacacagagcttgaggtcgatgtacttgatgatgtggacacagaagaagaagtcgacacacttgacgatgaggacaccgagctcgaagtggacacacttgatgatgtcgaaacagacgacgatGTCGAAGTGCTAGTTGTGGTtggtgttgaaacacttgatgacgttgatatcgaggacgatgtggacacagaacttgaagtcgacacactcgacgacgtcgaaacagacgacgaagTTGAGATACTTGTGGTGGTTGGTGTCGAGACActcgatgatgttgatactgacgaagatgtggagacagaacttgatgttgaaacacttgatgatgtagaaacactcgatgaagttgatatggaggatgatgttgacacagaacttgaagttgacacacttgaagaCGTCGACGAAGACGTGAAAGTTGAGACACTTGTGGTAgttggtgttgacacacttgatgatgttgatactgacgaggatgtggacacagagcttgaggtcgatgtacttgatgatgtggacacagaagaaGAAGTCGACACACTTGACGATGAGGACACAGAGCTCGAAgtggacacacttgatgatgtcgaaacagacgacgatGACGAAGTGCTAGTTGTGGTtggtgttgaaacacttgatgacgttgatatcgaggacgatgtggacacagaacttgaagtcgacacactcgaggacgtcgaaacagacgacgaagCTGAGCTACTTGTGGTGGTTGGTGTCGAGACACTGGATGATGTTGATAGTGAGGAAGATGTGGAGACAGAACTtgatgttgaaacacttgatgatgtagaaacactcgatgaagttgatatggaggatgatgttgacacagaacttgaagttgacacacttgaagaCGTCAACGAAGACGTGGAAGTTGAGACACTTGTGGTAgttggtgttgacacacttgatgatgttgatactgacgaggatgtggacacagagcttgaggtcgatgtacttgatgatgtggacacagaagaagaagtcgacacacttgacgatgaggacaccgagctcgaagtggacacacttgatgatgtcgaaacagacgacgatGTCGAAGTGCTAGTTGTGGTtggtgttgaaacacttgatgacgttgatatcgaggacgatgtggacacagaacttgaagtcgacacactcgacgacgtcgaaacagacgacgaagTTGAGATACTTGTGGTGGTTGGTGTCGAGACActcgatgatgttgatactgacgaagatgtggagacagaacttgatgttgaaacacttgatgatgtagaaacactcgatgaagttgatatggaggatgatgttgacacagaacttgaagttgacacacttgaagacgtcgacgaagacgtggaagttgagacacttgtggtagttggtgttgacacacttgatgatgttgatactgacgaagatgtggacacagagcttgaggtcgatgtacttgatgatgtggacacagaagaaGAAGTCGACACACTTGACGATGAGGACACAGAGCTCGAAgtggacacacttgatgatgtcgaaacagacgacgatTTCGAAGTGCTAGTTGTGGTtggtgttgaaacacttgatgacgttgatatcgaggacgatgtggacacagaacttgaagtcgacacactcgacgacgtcgaaacagacgacgaagTTGAGATACTTGTGGTGGTTGGTGTCGAGACActcgatgatgttgatactgaggaagatgtggagacagaacttgatgttgaaacacttgatgatgtagaaacactcgatgaagttgatatggaggatgatgttgacacagaacttgaagttgacacacttgaagacgtcgacgaagacgtggaagttgagacacttgtggtagttggtgttgacacacttgatgatgttgatactgacgaggatgtggacacagagcttgaggtcgatgtacttgatgatgtggacacagaaggagaagtcgacacacttgacgatgaggacaccgagctcgaagtggacacacttgatgatgtcgaaacagacgacgatGTCGAAGTGCTAGTTGTGGTtggtgttgaaacacttgatgacgtTGAAATCGAGgacgatgtggacacagaacttgaagtcgACACAATCGACGAcgtcgaaacagacgacgaagTTGAGCTACTTGTGGTTGTTGGTGTCGAGACACTCGATGATGTTGATAGTGAGGAAGATGTGGAGACAGAACTtgatgttgaaacacttgatgatgtagaaacactcgatgaagttgatatggaggatgatgttgacacagaacttgaagttgacacacttgaagacgtcgacgaagacgtggaagttgagacacttgtggtagttggtgttgacacacttgatgatgttgatactgacgaggatgtggacacagagcttgaggtcgatgtacttgatgatgtggacacagaagaagaagtcgacacacttgacgatgaggacaccgagctcgaagtggacacacttgatgatgtcgaaacagacgacgatGTCGAAGTGCTAGTTGTGGTtggtgttgaaacacttgatgacgttgatatcgaggacgatgtggacacagaacttgaagtcgacacactcgacgacgtcgaaacagacgacgaagTTGAGATACTTGTGGTGGTTGGTGTCGAGACActcgatgatgttgatactgaggaagatgtggagacagaacttgaagttgaaacacttgatgatgtagaaacactcgatgaagttgatatggaggatgatgttgacacagaacttgaagttgacacacttgaagacgtcgacgaagacgtggaagttgagacacttgtggtagttggtgttgacacacttgatgatgttgatactgacgaggatgtggacacagagcttgaggtcgatgtacttgatgatgtggacacagaagaagaagtcgacacacttgacgatgaggacaccgagctcgaagtggacacacttgatgatgtcgaaacagacgacgatGTCGAAGTGCTAGTTGTGGTTGGTGTCGAAACACTTGATGACGTTGATATCGAGgacgatgtggacacagaacttgaagtcgacacactcgaggacgtcgaaacagacgacgaagTTGAGATACTTGTGGTGGTTGGTGTCGAGACActcgatgatgttgatactgaggaagatgtggagacagaacttgatgttgaaacacttgatgatgtagaaacactcgatgaagttgatatggaggatgatgtggacacagaacttgaagttgacacacttgaagacgtcgacgaagacgtggaagttgagacacttgtggtagttggtgttgacacacttgatgatgttgatactgacgaggatgtggacacagagcttgaggtcgatgtacttgatgatgtggacacagaagaagaagtcgacacacttgacgatgaggacaccgagctcgaagtggacacacttgatgatgtcgaaacagacgacgatGTCGAAGTGCTAGTTGTGGTtggtgttgaaacacttgatgacgttgatatcgaggacgatgtggacacaga contains:
- the LOC140924016 gene encoding uncharacterized protein — translated: MAYESWAKHAPTRLQFGVDIVLGINIIKCFDTNHNKCVNIVLCVQFIKCINIKLGVDIIKCVNFKLGVDIVKCLNFFFCVHIIKYIHLKLCVHILVTINIINTSTSSSVSTSSSVSTSSSVSSSSSSVSTSSSVSTSSSISTSSSVSTPTTTSTSKSSSVSTSSSVSTSSSVSSSTSTSSSVSTSSSVSTSSSVSSSSSVSTSSSVSTSSSTSTSSSVSTSSSVSTSSSVSTPTTTSVSTSTSSLTSSSVSTSSSVSTSSSISTSSSVSTSSSVSTSSSVSTSSSLSTSSSVSTPTTTSSSASSSVSTSSSVSTSSSVSTSSSISTSSSVSTPTTTSTSSSSSVSTSSSVSTSSSVSSSSSVSTSSSVSTSSTSSSVSTPTTTSTSTSSSVSASSSVSTSSSVSSSSSVSTSSSVSTSSSTSTSSSVSTSSSVSTSSKIYVIIGNQFKITIFVPEIPYFNNCLMINHN